In Apostichopus japonicus isolate 1M-3 chromosome 5, ASM3797524v1, whole genome shotgun sequence, a single window of DNA contains:
- the LOC139967795 gene encoding coiled-coil domain-containing protein 172-like — MEMNLNDFFVQLFESEKRAKQRKEQLSEIQKDIKDTEIKITEAREEQINLKGQLAVKLQKLSEEEINLKWISKKESTMKMQLDELQKKICQQGSIKDKLKESYKKKQEDFMVQAGEFVSNFGLSFNGKKIRETEASERLELLQKDEEILSKELQQLRNKQRESCDIEEEKSAIMEEVRAYRKRLKDLEAKLASAKTRTTEIYGEKQQLAKKPENGQEFKRLQQELGVCRRDSLEGLCQALQLELNRLQRQVWQKRIQRPMVAVPPTSLQQPPPTGIPKFMPQRKCNTYARYEMTKPTASNCVLKQRPSDGSKVTESGELDSKQLTPPPGLSSNKDKFHEEETDQKTEIANIAEEAAFLEEIFISDDELTTADDAEGKRAASDNRLPQRAKRVRFQ; from the exons TTCAAAAAGATATCAAAGACacagaaattaaaataacagaAGCCAGGGAAGAGCAAATAAATCTGAAAGGACAGTTGGCTGTGAAA CTTCAAAAGCTTtctgaagaagaaataaatttgaaatggaTTAGCAAGAAAGAATCCACCATGAAAATGCAACTTGATGAATTACAAAAAAAGATATGCCAGCAGGGTTCAATAAAG gacaAGCTCAAGGAGAGTtacaaaaagaaacaagaagacTTCATGGTTCAAGCAGGAGAATTTGTCTCAAATTTTGGGCTTTCTTTTAATGGCAAAAAAATCAGGGAAACTGAAGCCAGTGAAAGACTTGAATTATTGcaaaaagatgaagaaattCTTTCAAAAG AGCTTCAACAACTGAGAAACAAACAAAGAGAATCATGTGATATTGAAGAAGAGAAATCTGCCATCATGGAGGAAGTCAGAGCTTACAGAAAGAGGCTGAAAG ATTTGGAAGCTAAATTAGCATCAGCAAAGACCAGAACTACAGAAATATATGGAGAAAAACAACAGCTTGCTAAGAAACCTGAAAATGGCCAAGAATTCAAGAG ACTACAACAAGAATTGGGAGTTTGCAGAAGAGATTCATTAGAGGGACTTTGTCAAGCACTTCAACTTGAGCTAAATCGTCTGCAGAGACAAGTCTGGCAGAAGAGAATTCAGAGACCAATGGTGGCTGTACCACCAACAAGTTTACAACAACCTCCACCAACTGGTATACCAAAATTCATGCCACAGAGGAAATGTAATACATATGCACGATATGAAATGACTAAACCAACTGCCTCAAAT TGTGTGCTGAAACAGCGTCCATCGGATGGCTCAAAGGTGACAGAGTCTGGCGAGTTGGATAGTAAGCAGCTAACACCACCCCCAGGTTTGTCATCAAACAAGGATAAGTTTCATGAAGAGGAAACAGACCAGAAAACTGAAATAGCAAATATTGCAGAG GAAGCAGCATTTCttgaagaaatatttattaGCGATGATGAGCTGACAACAGCTGATGATGCTGAAGGAAAGAGAGCTGCCTCTGATAATCG tttACCTCAGAGGGCAAAGAGGGTTCGCTTCCAGTGA